The nucleotide sequence GCTCGCCAGCTTCGGGTCTGCCTGCAGTCGGGTCAGTTTCTCGCGTGCCAGGTCGGCACCTTCCGGCTTGGTCAGCGCGGCCGCGCAGGCGGTCATGCCGAGGGCGATGGTGGCGGTGGCGATCAGCAGCCTGGAAGTTGATAGTGAACGATTCATTGCTGTGCTCCGGTGTTGCGCTGCATTTCTTGTTTGAGGGTTTCAGTGCTGCTGCGCATTTCGTTGTTGACAGCCTGTGCTTTCAATACCTCGGCACGGGCTGTGGCCAGCTCGGCGCTGGCTCGGGATTGTTCAGCAAGCTGTTGCGCGGCGCCCATGCGCTCTTCCTGCACGGCGGAGCGGGCGGCAGCGAGCTGCTCACGCGCCTGCCCCAGTTCGGGGGATGCGTAGTCGGCTACGCGTGCCTGCTCGGCGTGCGTGATCGCAGTCTCGGCGGCCTGCAGGGCACGGGTCGGCGGAGTTGGCGTGCTGGCGCAACCGGCGATGCCGACCCCGAGTGCGGCGGCGAGCACGGCGACCAGCGCGCGACCATGGGCCGTTCGGTGGGCGATTGTGGATGGTTGCGGAGCGTCAGTCATGGTGCAGTCCCTCGTTGGAATGGTCAGCGTTCATCGCAGCTGACCGGTCGCTGATCTTCCTCCTTCGGCCTGCGGTAGTCGGTGCGGTAGCGTGCATAGCGCCAAATAAGCGGGCGCAGTGGTGCCGCGCTGCTACGGCGTGAGATCGCGGCTCTGAACCTGTTTGACGCCGCCGACATTGCGCGCGAGTTCAATCGCCAGCGCCCCCGAGGCGCCGTTGGCCATTGAGCCTCTCAGGGTGACGATGCCGCGATCGGTACTGACCGAGATGCTGGCGTTGTCGACATTGCGCGAGTACAGATAGAGGGCCTTCACCCGGGTGGTGATCCAGACATCGGTCATGCCTTGCGCGATGGCCGGCCGGGGATGCTCGGTGCTGACGATCCGTTCGGCTTCGACCGGCGGCTGGGGTGAGACCACCAGGCGGTTGTCCACCAGGGCTTCCAGGCCCTCGGTGTTGCGGCTCCAGCGCAGTTTGGATTCGATGGCAGCGGTGATGGTGGCATCGTCAATGACATCGCCGTAGCGACGCTCGCCGGCCGCCCAGGTGCTGGGGATGTAGTCGGCCTGCACCGTGATCCTGTTGTCCACGGTTTCGATACCGGCGACGCTCAGCGCGATCTGGGTAGCGAGATCGCGGCTGGTGTCGTTGTCGACGATGCCCGACAGTGTCGCCGAGGCATTGCGCACAGTGACTTCGAGATCATGGGCGCGCAGGTGCGGATTCAGCTCGTAGGTGGTCCAGATCTGGATCTCCTGGCGAGCCTGGGCCAACGCGGCGCTGGACGCATCGGCCGCGACCGCGGCGCCTGAAAGCATCATCAGGATCGCCGCGGCGGAACGCGCCGAAGACAACACCGGGGCAGCGATGTGCCCCGGCTGGTCTTCAAGTGCCATTCTTTTCGAGGAACTGCTTGACCTGCTTTTCCGCCTCGTCCCGGCTGACGGCATAGCGTTCCTGTACCAGACCGGCCAGCTTCTGCACGTGTCCCTCGGATTGCAGCAGTTCATCGTCGGTGAGCTTGCCCCAGGCCACTTTGGCGGCACCCATCTGCTGCTTCCAATGCCCCTTGATTTCGTCAGCGCTGGGGAGACTCATGACCGTTTCACCGGTTGGCTCATGAGGTCGTCATCACCCTTGGCGGCGCCGCGGGGCGTGGCAGGCTTGCGCGTCGTCGGGGTGACGGCCAGCTTCCGGGCGTCCTTTTTGGGCATGACCTGATGCACTTCTTCCTGCGCGGTTTCCGAACGGCTCGTCGACTTTTTCATCGTCATCTCCATGGCAGATGCCCCGCGAAATGCGAGGACGCTCTATGTCTGACAAAAGTATCGACGGGTACCGGTCCATTCTGTGCGCTGACGCGCTTAGGCAGCCCCGGGTTCGGCGTGCGCGGTGGATACGCGATGCGCCCCGGGGCTGTAGCCGGCACGGCGGCGGAATGCGCGGGTGAAATTGGCGGCGTCGGAGAACCCCAGCGAATACGCCACTTCGGTGACGCTCATGTTGCCGGCGGCGAGCCGCTCGCAGGCAATCTCGTGCTGAATCCGGCCGGCCAGTTGGCGATAGGTGGTGCCCTCGCGCTGCAGGTAGCGGTTGAGGGTGCGGGTGGAGATATTGAGCTGGGCCGCCAGTTCCGCCAGCGATGGCAGGCCCTCGGCCACTTCCCGCAAGGTCATTGCCACCCAGTCGCCAAAGCGCCCGCCATCGGCCACCTGCTGCACCAGCGCGCGGCAGCGGTCCTCGGCGATGCGGCGCGCGTGGGGGTCGGCCATGGTCAGCCGCAGTTGGCGGGGATCGTCCAGCATCCGCAGCCGCACCGCCGGGGTGCTGCCGACGCCGAAACGCAGGTCGACGTTGCGCAGCAGGTCACGGGGATAGCGGTCGATGTGGGCGGGTTCGGGGATCGACAGTTCCAGCACGCAGGGCGGCCGATGCGTACCGGTGAGGTCGGTGATCTCGCGCATCGCGGCCATGGCGATGGCTTCCAGATGAAAGTGCAGGCATAGCGTGCTCATCGCCACGCGGGGCGTGAACAGCATGTCGCCGTGGTCGGGCCCGGCGCTGTAGCGCATGCGGAAGCTGGGCATGATCAGGCGGAAGTACTGCGCCTCGAAGCGCAGCGCCTGGTCCAGGGTGTCGCTGTTGAACATCACGAAGCCGACGAAGCTGTGCGAACTGGCGGTGAGCAGGCGCCCCACTTCCATGCCCAGATCGCCACGACCGCTGCGGGCAAACACGTAGTGCACCAAGGCATCGACCTGCGAGAAGCGGAGCGTGGCGTCGGGGTCGGTCAGCAGGCTGGGGGAGAGCTTCTGCGCCTGCAGCAGGGCGGCGAAATCCACGCCTTGTTGCAGCAGGATGTCCGCCAGGCGGGTGTAGTAGCGGGCGGGCACCCGAAGGTCGGAATCGGCTGTGGACAGGGCGGTCATGGCGCATTATGACAATACCGTGGCGGAAAATGACAATCGTGGCGGCGGCCCGATCGGCACGATGTCATCACCTGTTGAGGAGAAACGACATGCGTGCAATCGAACTGGATACCGTGGACCGCGAAGCCCTGCGCTGGGTCGACGGCAAGAAGTGGTTCTGGATGCTGAGCCCGGCGATCCCGGTGATCGCGCTGGCCTCGGTGCTGGCGGCGGTGATGGGCGCCCCGGGCTGGGTCATGTGGGCGCTGCCCTTCTTCTTCTACGTGATCGTGCCGGCGCTCGACTGGCGGGTCGGCGAAGACCGCGTCAATGCGCCGGAGTCGGCGGTGTCGGATCTGGATGCCGACCGCTACTACCGCCACATCGTGTTCGCCTACATCCCCACCCAGTACCTCATCACCGGCGTCGGCGCCTGGTTCGCGGTCACCGGCAATCTGAGTGGCTGGGATCTGCTGGCGCTGGTGATCAGCACCGGCGTGGTCAATGGTGTCGGCATCAATACCGCGCACGAGCTGGGCCACAAGACCAACACGCTGGAACGCTGGCTGGCCAAGATCACCCTGGCGCCGGTGGCCTACGGGCACTTCTTCATCGAGCACAACAAGGGCCACCACAAGAATGTGGCGACGCCCGAAGATCCGGCCAGCTCGCGCATGGGCGAGAGCTTCTGGGCCTTTCTGCCGCGCACCGTGGTGGGCAGCCTGAAGTCGGCCTGGCACATCGAGGCCGAGCGTCTGAAGCGCCAGAACAAGGCGGTACTGTCCTTGGACAATGAGGTGCTGCAGTCCTGGGCGATGACGGTGCTGCTGTTTGGCGCTCTGACGCTGTGGCTGGGCCCCTGGGCGCTGGTGTTTCTGGTGGCACAGGCGGCCTTCGGCTTCTCGCTGCTGGAAGTGGTGAACTACCTGGAGCACTACGGCCTGATCCGCCAGAAGCTGCCGAACGGCCGCTACGAACGCTGCCAGCCGCGGCATTCGTGGAACAGCAACCACGTGGTCACCAACCTGCTGCTCTATCAGCTGCAGCGCCACTCCGACCATCACGCCAACCCCACGCGTCGCTACCAGGCGTTGCGCCACTTCGAGGACAGCCCGCAGCTGCCCTCCGGCTATGCCGCGATGATCCTCATCGCCTACTTCCCGCCGCTGTGGTTCAAGCTGATGGACCCGAAGGTGGTGGCGCATCACGGCGGTGACCTGCGCAAGGCGCATCTGCACGGCCCGCGTCGGGCGGCGCTGCTGCAGCGCTGGGCGCATGCAGCGCCCGCCGAATCGGTGGACACAGGGGTGGTCGAGGCCGATGCACCGGCGGTCACCTCGGTGGATGCCGAGCAGTTCCAGTGCCCCAATTGCCAGTACGTCTACGACCCCAAGGTGGGCTGCCCGCATGAAGGCTACCCGGCCGGCACGGCGTGGTCGGCGCTGCCGATGAGCTGGCAGTGCCCCGACTGCGCGGTGCGTGAAAAGCCGGATTTCCGTCCCGTCCAGGCCTGACCGC is from Flagellatimonas centrodinii and encodes:
- a CDS encoding DUF4398 domain-containing protein, which gives rise to MTDAPQPSTIAHRTAHGRALVAVLAAALGVGIAGCASTPTPPTRALQAAETAITHAEQARVADYASPELGQAREQLAAARSAVQEERMGAAQQLAEQSRASAELATARAEVLKAQAVNNEMRSSTETLKQEMQRNTGAQQ
- a CDS encoding CsbD family protein → MSLPSADEIKGHWKQQMGAAKVAWGKLTDDELLQSEGHVQKLAGLVQERYAVSRDEAEKQVKQFLEKNGT
- a CDS encoding helix-turn-helix domain-containing protein, whose product is MTALSTADSDLRVPARYYTRLADILLQQGVDFAALLQAQKLSPSLLTDPDATLRFSQVDALVHYVFARSGRGDLGMEVGRLLTASSHSFVGFVMFNSDTLDQALRFEAQYFRLIMPSFRMRYSAGPDHGDMLFTPRVAMSTLCLHFHLEAIAMAAMREITDLTGTHRPPCVLELSIPEPAHIDRYPRDLLRNVDLRFGVGSTPAVRLRMLDDPRQLRLTMADPHARRIAEDRCRALVQQVADGGRFGDWVAMTLREVAEGLPSLAELAAQLNISTRTLNRYLQREGTTYRQLAGRIQHEIACERLAAGNMSVTEVAYSLGFSDAANFTRAFRRRAGYSPGAHRVSTAHAEPGAA
- a CDS encoding fatty acid desaturase; amino-acid sequence: MRAIELDTVDREALRWVDGKKWFWMLSPAIPVIALASVLAAVMGAPGWVMWALPFFFYVIVPALDWRVGEDRVNAPESAVSDLDADRYYRHIVFAYIPTQYLITGVGAWFAVTGNLSGWDLLALVISTGVVNGVGINTAHELGHKTNTLERWLAKITLAPVAYGHFFIEHNKGHHKNVATPEDPASSRMGESFWAFLPRTVVGSLKSAWHIEAERLKRQNKAVLSLDNEVLQSWAMTVLLFGALTLWLGPWALVFLVAQAAFGFSLLEVVNYLEHYGLIRQKLPNGRYERCQPRHSWNSNHVVTNLLLYQLQRHSDHHANPTRRYQALRHFEDSPQLPSGYAAMILIAYFPPLWFKLMDPKVVAHHGGDLRKAHLHGPRRAALLQRWAHAAPAESVDTGVVEADAPAVTSVDAEQFQCPNCQYVYDPKVGCPHEGYPAGTAWSALPMSWQCPDCAVREKPDFRPVQA
- a CDS encoding BON domain-containing protein, whose translation is MALEDQPGHIAAPVLSSARSAAAILMMLSGAAVAADASSAALAQARQEIQIWTTYELNPHLRAHDLEVTVRNASATLSGIVDNDTSRDLATQIALSVAGIETVDNRITVQADYIPSTWAAGERRYGDVIDDATITAAIESKLRWSRNTEGLEALVDNRLVVSPQPPVEAERIVSTEHPRPAIAQGMTDVWITTRVKALYLYSRNVDNASISVSTDRGIVTLRGSMANGASGALAIELARNVGGVKQVQSRDLTP